Proteins encoded together in one Papaver somniferum cultivar HN1 unplaced genomic scaffold, ASM357369v1 unplaced-scaffold_117, whole genome shotgun sequence window:
- the LOC113330102 gene encoding wall-associated receptor kinase 5-like, with protein MISISSFSSSTSSEFSDFFQAKPGCQTKCGNVTIPYPFGIGDGCSMSSDKNEFGNTGGFVYNIICNASFDPPKPFINASGDKLEVLSISDTELRIRNSFTELYLNNTPFTVSHTKNNLFGVGCGLREVSIYKLGGDINGDLTLASKRQCESSCATKEQRINTSCNSTGGYICCETAIPKGLKRFFGAAPLFSEIFFTWSDDNMCTFALLAELDQYSFNPLDLTMDGLISTYKSRVIPVVLDWAVGSNTTCDEARQNHKAYACQENSDCLETIQFRGKQGALSNLGYRCTCKTGFEGNPYLAPGCEDVNECEDKINSPCVGNCTNTFGSYKCSCPVGMSGDGKKDGLGCSTTVGQAGFPLMRVVIGIGSGLLIFILCAFLLNSSIRKRKLLKLREKFFKQNGGLSLTQHLSSNENGTESTRIFTSEELELATKKFNDSEVLGEGGYGIVYKGTLSDNRVVAIKKSKVFDQSQVEQFINEVLILTQVNHRNVVKLLGCCLETEVPLLVYEYVSNGTLFEHIHHKHGSTELPSMTWESRLRIATETASAIAYLHSAASPPIIHRDIKSTNILLDENFTAKVSDFGASRLIPLDQTRVNTLFHGTLGYLDPEYFITSQLTHKSDVYSFGVVLAELLTGELPICFEKPEEQRSLATHFSSLKEGDNVFQLIDAKVTSDGKAEDLFAVAKITWKCLKLKGEDRPVMKQIAADLEVLQRIDTFGSNYQPSHQSGTSHLPSEPSDLYSVPMSSFGDSSQYSAVTSTTLPVTSMILSMNIPR; from the exons ATGATATcaatttcatcattttcatcatcaacatcatctgaATTTTCGGATTTCTTTCAAGCAAAACCTGGTTGCCAAACAAAATGTGGGAATGTTACCATTCCATACCCATTTGGTATAGGTGATGGCTGCTCCATGAGTAGTGATAAAAATGAGTTCGGTAATACTGGTGGTTTTGTTTACAACATTATctgtaatgcatcatttgatcCTCCTAAACCCTTCATTAATGCAAGCGGCGACAAATTAGAAGTCTTAAGCATATCTGATACAGAGTTGCGCATTAGAAACTCTTTCACAGA GCTCTACTTGAATAATACTCCATTTACTGTGTCTCATACCAAAAACAATTTATTTGGGGTTGGATGCGGGCTTAGGGAGGTGTCAATTTATAAACTTGGGGGAGATATCAATGGTGATTTAACACTAGCATCGAAAAGACAGTGTGAATCAAGCTGTGCGACTAAGGAACAAAGGATAAACACATCTTGCAACAGCACTGGAGGGTACATTTGTTGCGAAACAGCAATTCCAAAGGGTTTGAAGAGATTTTTTGGAGCGGCACCGTTGTTTAGTGAAATATTCTTCACATGGAGTGATGATAATATGTGCACCTTTGCCTTATTGGCTGAGCTAGATCAGTACTCGTTCAACCCATTGGATCTTACAATGGATGGTTTAATTAGCACATATAAAAGTAGAGTCATTCCTGTGGTGCTTGATTGGGCTGTAGGGTCTAATACTACTTGTGATGAAGCACGACAAAACCATAAAGCTTACGCATGCCAGGAAAATAGTGATTGTTTAGAGACAATACAATTCCGGGGAAAACAAGGAGCATTGAGTAATCTAGGATATCGATGCACTTGCAAGACAGGATTCGAAGGAAACCCTTATCTTGCACCTGGATGCGAAG ATGTGAATGAGTGTGAAGATAAGATCAACAGTCCCTGCGTAGGAAATTGTACCAACACATTTGGAAGCTACAAATGTTCTTGTCCAGTAGGCATGAGTGGTGATGGGAAGAAGGACGGACTTGGTTGCAGTACTACTGTTGGCCAAGCAGGATTTCCATTGATGAGGGTTGTTATCG GTATCGGATCTGGTTTGTTAATTTTCATTCTCTGCGCCTTCCTTTTAAACTCAAGCATCCGGAAACGTAAGCTACTCAAGCTTAGAGAGAAATTCTTTAAACAAAATGGTGGATTGTCACTAACACAACATTTATCTTCCAACGAAAACGGCACAGAGTCAACAAGAATCTTCACATCTGAAGAATTAGAATTGGCAACTAAAAAATTTAATGACAGTGAAGTTCTCGGGGAAGGAGGGTACGGAATAGTTTACAAGGGAACTTTATCCGACAATCGTGTAGTCGCCATAAAAAAGTCCAAGGTATTTGACCAAAGTCAAGTCGAGCAGTTCATAAACGAGGTTCTTATTTTAACACAGGTTAACCACAGaaatgtggtgaagctgttgggtTGTTGCTTAGAGACTGAAGTTCCTTTGCTCGTGTACGAATACGTATCTAATGGTACACTTTTCGAGCATATCCATCACAAGCACGGTTCTACTGAGTTACCTTCTATGACCTGGGAAAGTCGTCTGAGAATTGCAACTGAAACTGCAAGTGCAATTGCATATTTACATTCGGCGGCATCTCCACCCATCATTCACAGAGATATAAAGTCTACCAACATATTACTAGATGAAAATTTCACAGCTAAAGTTTCAGACTTCGGAGCATCAAGGTTAATTCCCTTAGATCAAACTCGTGTAAATACACTATTTCATGGGACTTTAGGATATTTGGATCCGGAATACTTCATCACAAGCCAACTGACACATAAAAGTGATGTGTATAGCTTTGGTGTAGTTCTTGCTGAACTCTTAACGGGTGAACTGCCAATTTGCTTTGAGAAGCCAGAAGAACAAAGAAGTCTTGCAACACATTTTTCTTCGTTAAAGGAAGGAGATAATGTGTTCCAACTTATTGACGCTAAAGTTACAAGTGACGGGAAAGCCGAGGATCTCTTCGCAGTAGCGAAGATCACATGGAAGTGTCTTAAACTAAAGGGTGAAGACAGACCTGTTATGAAACAGATAGCAGCAGATCTAGAAGTTTTGCAAAGGATAGACACATTCGGGTCAAATTATCAACCAAGCCACCAGAGTGGAACGTCACACTTACCATCGGAGCCAAGTGATCTCTATAGTGTCCCAATGAGTTCTTTCGGTGACTCAAGCCAGTACAGTGCTGTAACAAGTACGACTCTCCCTGTAACAAGTATGATTCTCTCTATGAATATCCCAAGGTGA